From a single Raphanus sativus cultivar WK10039 chromosome 3, ASM80110v3, whole genome shotgun sequence genomic region:
- the LOC108844893 gene encoding probable inactive leucine-rich repeat receptor-like protein kinase At3g03770 — MAHSKAFPLLLLSCLLFLHNTHQLQNSQTQVLYQLRKHLEFPKALESWGTYYGDLCQIPSTPHMSISCEEEQGSSNSVVVTELKVMGDKLSKPAGTFYGSSLQNHTLSKAFLIDSFVTTLTRLTTLKALTLVSLGIFGELPAGKIHRLYSLESLDLSSNYLFGSVPPDVTRLVRLQSLTLDGNYFNGSVPDALDSLTGLTVLSLKNNRFSGTFPSSVCRIVKLTNLALSHNEVSGELPDLSMLDHLHMLDLRENRFDSELPLLPKSLVTVLLSKNSFSGEVPGGFDGLSQLQHLDLSFNRLTGTPSRFLFSLPNVSYLDLASNELSGKLPSDMTCGGKLGFVDLSDNRLTGTPPSCLAGGGSSGERVVKLGGNCLSIHDQHQELLCEEEGGTKGRELRGRKIGTLVAVISGAVLVLVLFGFGLVMLCTKRSCCGSKEKSVQQTRLKAVTDNTHNTSLSSQVLASARLISQTTKLNAQGVPSCRSFSFEELKEATDDFSSSRFLGEGSLGKLYRGTLENGSSVAIRCLVLSRKFSNQSIRGHLDWMSKLNHPHLLSFLGHCTQTSGEYYEPSATILYLVYEYMPKGTYRAHLSECCSDKILTWPDRLAILIEIAKAVHFLHTGVIPGSFNNQLKTNNILLDEHKIAKLSDYGVSAILEENEKLLETKSEGHNKTKYNVAKKEDDVYNFGFILLESLVGPLPITKGEAFLLNEMTSFGSQDGRQKIVNPTVLTTSSQESLAIAISIANKCVLLEPSARPSFEDVLWNLQYAAQMQSAADAERKSDTSS; from the exons ATGGCTCATTCAAAGGCCTTTCCTTTGCTCCTTCTTTCATGTCTCTTGTTCTTACACAACACCCATCAGCTCCAAAACTCTCAGACCCAGGTCCTGTACCAGCTCAGAAAACATCTCGAGTTCCCCAAAGCTCTCGAATCTTGGGGAACCTACTACGGAGACTTATGTCAAATCCCCTCAACTCCTCACATGAGCATCTCCTGCGAAGAAGAACAAGGTAGTAGCAACTCCGTCGTTGTCACGGAGCTCAAAGTCATGGGAGACAAGCTTTCGAAACCAGCTGGAACGTTTTATGGATCTTCCCTCCAAAACCACACTCTCTCTAAAGCCTTCTTGATTGATTCTTTCGTCACGACCCTGACGAGGCTCACGACCTTGAAGGCTCTCACCTTAGTGTCTCTTGGTATCTTCGGTGAGCTCCCAGCTGGGAAGATCCACCGCTTGTACTCCCTCGAGTCCTTGGATTTGAGTTCGAACTATCTCTTCGGTTCCGTCCCTCCTGATGTCACCAGATTGGTTAGGCTTCAGAGTCTCACGCTCGATGGGAACTACTTCAACGGCAGTGTTCCCGACGCGCTGGACTCTCTGACCGGTCTCACCGTTCTTAGTCTAAAGAACAACCGTTTCAGCGGAACGTTTCCTTCTTCGGTTTGTAGAATCGTAAAGCTAACGAATCTTGCTCTGTCCCACAACGAGGTCTCTGGCGAGTTGCCTGATCTTAGTATGTTAGATCATCTCCATATGCTTGACCTAAGAGAGAACCGGTTTGATTCTGAACTACCTCTGCTGCCTAAGAGTTTGGTTACTGTTCTGCTGAGTAAGAACTCATTCTCCGGTGAAGTTCCCGGAGGTTTTGATGGTTTGTCTCAGCTTCAGCATCTTGACTTGTCGTTTAATCGTCTCACGGGAACTCCGTCTCGGTTCTTGTTCTCGTTGCCTAACGTTAGTTACTTGGACTTGGCGTCTAACGAGCTCAGCGGGAAGCTGCCGAGTGATATGACATGCGGAGGGAAGCTCGGGTTCGTGGATTTGTCTGATAACAGATTGACCGGGACTCCTCCAAGTTGCTTGGCAGGCGGCGGGTCTTCGGGTGAACGGGTTGTGAAACTCGGTGGGAACTGTTTATCTATTCATGATCAGCATCAGGAACTCTTGTGTGAAGAAGAGGGTGGAACTAAAGGAAGAGAGCTGCGAGGAAGAAAGATCGGAACGTTAGTTGCTGTTATCAGTGGAGCTGTTCTGGTTCTTGTTTTGTTTGGGTTTGGACTAGTCATGTTATGCACAAAGCGCTCATGTTGTGGTTCAAAAGAGAAGTCAGTGCAGCAAACTAGGCTTAAGGCTGTGACGGATAATACACACAACACTAGTCTCTCCTCTCAAGTTCTTGCTAGTGCCA GGCTAATCTCTCAAACAACAAAGCTAAATGCACAAGGTGTGCCTTCATGCCGGTCATTTTCTTTTGAAGAGTTAAAAGAAGCCACAGACGATTTCAGTTCATCACGTTTCTTAGGTGAAGGCTCCCTTGGAAAG CTATACAGAGGAACGTTGGAAAATGGAAGCTCCGTAGCTATAAGATGTCTTGTTTTATCGAGAAAATTCTCTAACCAAAGTATCAGAGGTCACTTAGATTGGATGTCAAAACTCAACCATCCTCACCTCCTTAGCTTCTTGGGACATTGCACTCAAACCAGCGGAGAATACTACGAACCTTCAGCCACCATACTCTACCTTGTATACGAGTATATGCCTAAAGGGACTTATCGTGCACATCTATCAG AGTGTTGCTCGGACAAGATCCTGACGTGGCCGGATAGGTTAGCCATTCTGATTGAGATAGCAAAGGCGGTTCATTTTCTTCACACCGGTGTGATCCCTGGCTCCTTCAACAATCAGCTGAAGACGAACAATATTTTGCTTGACGAACACAAGATTGCTAAGCTTAGTGACTATGGAGTCTCTGCCATCCTTGAAGAGAACGAAAAGCTCCTCGAG ACAAAGTCAGAAGGACACAATAAGACAAAGTACAACGTGGCTAAAAAAGAGGATGACGTGTACAACTTTGGATTCATACTTCTAGAATCTCTCGTAGGACCGTTGCCCATTACAAAAGGAGAGGCCTTTCTTCTAAACGAAATG acgTCATTTGGGAGCCAAGACGGTAGACAGAAGATAGTGAATCCAACGGTGCTAACAACGAGCTCGCAGGAGTCTTTGGCTATTGCCATCTCAATAGCCAACAAGTGCGTTTTGCTTGAACCTTCGGCGAGACCTTCTTTTGAAGATGTTCTATGGAACTTGCAGTATGCAGCTCAAATGCAGTCTGCTGCCGACGCTGAACGCAAATCCGACACGTCGTCGTGA
- the LOC108844905 gene encoding SWI/SNF complex component SNF12 homolog encodes MFGNNSNNPQGSAPPLPFRMPSASVPGGFTQSHMATNIQAPFQFNQPQSKVHAQMQAQIQAGMTMNQAPEIGVLGGPSSPSMTTTPGSSSNVKRLQQRPPMRPPPSGFPNNTVTPMRTMELTPAAARSKKKQKLPEKSLQERVAAILPESALYTQLLEFESRVDAALSRKKVDIQEALKNPPCLQKTLRIYVFNSFANQTNAIPGNIPNADDPPPTWTLKVVGRILEDGVEHPDQTGFVQKDNPLHPKFSSFFKKVQVSLDQRLYPENPLITWENSRSPAPQEGFEIKRKGNQEFAATIRLEMNYVPEKFKLSTALMDVLGIEVETRPRIIAAIWHYVKARKLQNPNDPSYFNCDAALQKVFGEQKLKFTMVSQKISHHLSPPPPIHLEHKIKLSGNNPAVSACYDVLVDVPVTIQRDLSNLLANAEKSKEIEACDEAICAAIRKIHEHRRRRAFFLGFSQSPVEFVNALMESQSKDLKVVAGEASRNAERERGSDFFNQPWVEDAVIRYLNRRPAAGN; translated from the exons ATGTTTGGTAACAACAGCAATAATCCTCAAGGCTCTGCGCCTCCTTTGCCATTCAGGATGCCCTCTGCGTCTGTTCCTGGAGGCTTTACTCAGTCTCATATGGCAACTAACATTCAAGCTCCGTTTCAGTTCAATCAACCTCAGTCTAAAGTTCATGCTCAAATGCAAGCTCAGATACAAGCAGGCATGACCATGAACCAAGCCCCGGAGATTGGTGTTTTGGGAGGTCCTTCTTCGCCTTCTATGACCACTACTCCTGGAAGTAGTTCAAACGTGAAGAGGCTCCAGCAGAGACCGCCGATGAGACCTCCTCCTTCCGGTTTCCCCAACAACACTGTCACCCCCATGAGAACAATGGAGTTAACTCCAGCTGCTGCACGTAGTAAGAAGAAACAGAAGCTTCCTGAGAAGTCCTTGCAGGAACGTGTGGCGGCGATCTTGCCTGAGTCCGCCTTATACACACAGCTTCTCGAGTTCGAGTCTCGTGTCGACGCTGCGTTGAGTAGAAAGAAAGTTGACATCCAGGAAGCTCTCAAGAACCCTCCCTGCCTACAGAAGACGCTTCGGATCTACGTATTCAACTCCTTCGCTAACCAAACCAACGCGATTCCTGGGAATATTCCAAATGCTGATGACCCTCCTCCAACGTGGACTCTTAAAGTTGTTGGTAGGATCCTGGAAGATGGGGTGGAGCATCCAGACCAGACAGGGTTTGTTCAGAAAGATAACCCATTGCATCCCAAgttctcttctttcttcaagAAGGTGCAGGTTAGCCTGGATCAGAGGCTTTATCCTGAGAACCCATTGATCACGTGGGAGAACTCTCGTTCACCTGCTCCTCAGGAAGGGTTTGAGATAAAGAGGaaagggaatcaggagtttgCAGCTACTATTAGGTTGGAGATGAACTACGTCCCTGAGAAGTTCAAGCTTTCTACCGCATTGATGGATGTTCTTGGGATTGAGGTTGAAACCAGGCCGAGAATCATCGCTGCGATTTGGCATTATGTCAAAGCGAGGAAACTGCAGAACCCAAACGACCCTTCTTACTTCAACTGCGACGCTGCGCTTCAAAAAGTGTTTGGAGAACAGAAGCTGAAGTTCACAATGGTCTCTCAGAAGATATCTCATCACTTGTCACCTCCACCACCTATTCACTTAGAACACAAGATCAAGCTGTCAGGAAATAACCCGGCCGTATCAGCGTGTTACGATGTCCTGGTGGATGTACCCGTCACTATCCAAAGGGATCTGAGCAACTTGTTGGCCAACGCAGAGAAGAGTAAAGAGATTGAGGCTTGTGATGAAGCGATATGTGCAGCCATAAGGAAGATACATGAGCATAGGAGGAGACGGGCATTTTTCTTGGGGTTCAGCCAGTCACCAGTTGAGTTCGTAAACGCGCTGATGGAATCGCAGAGCAAGGATCTGAAGGTCGTGGCCGGAGAAGCGAGTCGAAATGCTGAGAGAGAGCGTGGATCAGACTTCTTTAACCAACCTTG GGTCGAAGATGCAGTGATACGTTACTTGAACCGGAGGCCAGCAGCTGGGAACTAG